The proteins below are encoded in one region of Populus alba chromosome 2, ASM523922v2, whole genome shotgun sequence:
- the LOC118057668 gene encoding uncharacterized protein isoform X2, whose translation MALQAGVSTSKVLILVGAGLTSSIILKNGRLSELIGQLQEVLKGVDQVEIAPYKYDSALLAAQIRQLAQEIKELTLSSPVTIYNGNSASNGSFSSYLVPAAALGAMGYCYMWWKDWSFSDVMFVTKKNMANAVATVSKQMENVSETLASTKRHLTKRLENLDWKIEEQMETSKLIASDVDEMKSNLSQIGYDVESIHQMISGLEGKLELLESKQDTTNSGLWHLCQFAGGFKDGLGTKVYQLASPPLLATTWIMPRMLVLS comes from the exons atGGCTTTGCAGGCAGGGGTCTCCACCTCCAAGGTTCTCATTCTCGTCGGTGCAG gtttgacTAGTtcgattattttgaaaaatggaCGGTTGTCTGAACTCATTGGGCAGCTTCAAGAAGTACTCAAGGGTGTTGATCAAGTTGAGATCGCCCCCTACAAATACGACAGTGCTCTTCTTGCAGCCCAg ATTCGTCAATTGGCGCAAGAGATTAAGGAGTTGACCTTATCCAGTCCTGTAACCATCTACAATGGAAATTCAGCTTCTAATG GGAGTTTTTCATCTTACCTAGTGCCAGCTGCTGCTCTTGGAGCAATGGGATATTGTTACATGTGGTGGAAG GACTGGTCATTTTCAGATGTAATGTttgtaacaaagaaaaatatggcAAATGCTGTTGCAACTGTGTCAAAACAAATGGAGAATGTATCAGAAACATTGGCT TCAACAAAAAGACATCTAACAAAAAGGCTGGAAAATCTGGACTGGAAGATTGAGGAGCAGATGGAAACATCTAAGCTCATTGCCAGTGAT GTAGATGAGATGAAATCAAACCTTTCCCAAATCGGATATGATGTTGAATCAATCCATCAAATGATATCTGGCCTG GAAGGAAAGCTTGAACTTCTCGAAAGCAAACAG GATACCACAAACTCTGGTCTCTGGCACCTATGTCAATTTGCTGGAGGCTTTAAAGATGGGCTTGGTACTAAAGTTTATCAG CTTGCTTCGCCACCTTTATTGGCAACTACATGGATAATGCCCAG